One part of the Desulfovibrio aminophilus DSM 12254 genome encodes these proteins:
- a CDS encoding aminotransferase class IV yields MLRVAGSDDYLDALLEAIRPGAEHVLAFYDHRVGLIGTDPRLMLMPWDDHLAHRGDGVFETAKFVGRKIYQLDAHLKRMRSSCQGIHLEPPCSWEEVREIVLQVATAADTSQGLVRVLLGRGPGGFGIDPYECPVPSLYVVAYDIHLKSEDVYERGVSAFKASIPAKQSWLATLKTTNYLPNVLMKREAVRKGYDYALCFDENGFLAEGATENVCIVDARGRLSIPEFTNALAGTTLMRGVDLLKREMDVVFRGISEGELLEAREIILVGTTIDALSVVRFNDKPVHDARPGPVSKRLRELLRADLVENGIPF; encoded by the coding sequence ATGCTGCGCGTCGCCGGTTCCGACGATTACCTGGACGCCCTGCTGGAGGCCATCCGGCCGGGGGCCGAACACGTGCTGGCCTTCTACGACCACCGCGTGGGCCTCATCGGCACGGATCCCCGGCTCATGCTGATGCCCTGGGACGACCACCTCGCCCACCGGGGCGACGGCGTGTTCGAGACCGCCAAGTTCGTCGGGCGCAAGATCTACCAGTTGGACGCACACCTCAAGCGCATGCGCTCCTCCTGTCAGGGCATCCACCTGGAGCCGCCGTGCTCCTGGGAGGAAGTCCGGGAGATCGTCCTGCAGGTGGCCACTGCGGCGGACACATCCCAGGGACTGGTCCGCGTCCTGCTCGGCCGGGGCCCCGGCGGTTTCGGCATCGACCCCTACGAGTGCCCGGTGCCGAGCCTCTACGTGGTGGCCTACGACATCCACCTCAAGTCCGAGGACGTGTACGAGCGGGGCGTCAGCGCCTTTAAGGCCTCCATCCCGGCCAAGCAGTCCTGGTTGGCGACGCTCAAGACCACCAACTATCTGCCCAACGTGCTCATGAAGCGCGAGGCGGTGCGGAAGGGCTACGACTACGCCCTCTGCTTCGACGAAAACGGATTCCTGGCGGAGGGCGCCACGGAGAACGTCTGCATCGTGGACGCCCGGGGCCGCCTGTCCATCCCGGAGTTCACCAACGCCCTGGCGGGGACCACGCTCATGCGCGGCGTGGATCTGCTCAAGCGTGAGATGGACGTGGTCTTCCGGGGCATCTCCGAGGGAGAACTGCTGGAGGCCCGGGAGATCATCCTCGTGGGCACGACCATCGACGCCCTGTCCGTGGTGCGTTTCAACGACAAGCCCGTGCATGACGCCCGGCCCGGGCCGGTGAGCAAGCGGCTGCGCGAACTGCTGCGCGCCGATCTCGTGGAGAACGGGATACCGTTCTAG
- a CDS encoding glycosyltransferase family 2 protein codes for MRERPSISVILVADGRQTSFQPLMRSLARQASLLREVQVVVARGEGDPGFPPSLLRWGAILPCRDFVFLETGDSGQSSVANAAVRRAEGEALLLVDSRHRLLPGHLETCLDALKQGAHAAYTDRVLMDGNLLRYRRLPDFHPDVLRVGNPLGRAVLLRRELWEENGGLSGRTRLGHWEMWIRATLRGKTLIRVPRPLLCRAAPPVVTPGVTPVEDGRHEALLVIRNPAFFPDTVVRWALALLRGEPWALPAGPGRAPNERQTRLMLENAPVQRTRPPAADAPDASELTWDRFLPDRTLSA; via the coding sequence ATGCGCGAGCGTCCCTCCATATCCGTGATTCTTGTCGCGGACGGGCGACAAACCTCGTTCCAGCCGCTCATGCGCTCCCTGGCGCGGCAGGCTTCTCTGCTCCGCGAGGTCCAGGTGGTGGTCGCGCGCGGGGAGGGCGATCCCGGCTTCCCGCCGAGTCTGCTCCGTTGGGGGGCCATCCTGCCCTGCCGCGATTTCGTCTTCCTGGAAACCGGCGACAGCGGGCAGTCCTCCGTGGCCAACGCCGCCGTCCGGCGCGCCGAAGGCGAGGCACTGCTCCTTGTCGACTCCCGGCATCGACTTCTGCCCGGACACCTGGAAACCTGCCTCGACGCCCTGAAGCAGGGCGCGCACGCGGCTTATACCGACCGGGTGCTCATGGATGGCAACCTCCTGCGCTACCGTCGCCTGCCGGACTTCCATCCTGACGTGCTGCGCGTCGGCAATCCCCTGGGGCGAGCCGTGCTCCTGCGCCGGGAGCTGTGGGAGGAGAATGGAGGCCTGAGCGGACGCACCCGCCTGGGCCACTGGGAAATGTGGATCCGCGCGACGCTGCGGGGCAAGACCCTGATCCGCGTTCCGCGCCCCCTGCTCTGCCGCGCCGCGCCGCCCGTCGTGACGCCCGGCGTGACGCCCGTCGAGGACGGTCGACACGAAGCCCTGCTGGTGATCCGCAATCCGGCATTCTTCCCGGACACCGTGGTTCGTTGGGCCCTGGCCCTGCTGCGTGGAGAACCCTGGGCCCTGCCCGCCGGGCCGGGCCGAGCGCCCAACGAACGCCAGACCAGGCTCATGCTGGAGAACGCCCCGGTCCAACGCACCCGCCCCCCGGCCGCCGACGCGCCCGATGCCTCCGAGCTGACCTGGGACCGCTTCCTGCCCGATCGCACCCTTTCGGCCTGA
- a CDS encoding CgeB family protein: MTRTFDYEVRPVIIDGDLTDLRVLRGGRTWTLWGRRGGAAELALLEGLPEGLPVLLGTGLGLALEALLERGGPVAVVDRETPLIEVSGVRRRFGDDPRVLWLDDPDPDQVVRALEQWRAEHDGRPLRPLAVPLWQRLVPEYYGSLLSALRPAPNGDFWSRVRRPRFRQAVPRVLVLHRPYFLTDEIASALDALELPWRAVEVGMGATVRPGFVEDLLTAAVAFRPDFVLTVNHFGLDREGRVAELLERLGLPLASWFVDNPRLILSRYVGLNRPGTVLFTWDEAGVEPLKADGYPEVHYLPLATDPERFRPDAGQAPSAWRADVSFVGNSMRRAVDGCLASLVRFPELVKGYEGLAREFGAWPDSTAAAFLAEAAPETWRLHQTLPDEESRLAFESLLTWEATRQYRLECVRGLLPLKPLVAGDEGWRAALGPGNWRWHPSLDYARDLPCFYAAAQVNFNCTSRQMKGAVNQRVFDVPACGGFLLTDAGPQLERLFDPGAETAVYDRPEDVEEVARRWLADPLGRAELARRARARVLAEHTYAHRLRRLAEIMRQTFDLAGTVGFCDRKKGSVVPAPQDKE; this comes from the coding sequence ATGACCCGGACCTTTGACTACGAAGTGCGGCCCGTGATCATCGATGGGGATCTGACGGACTTGCGCGTGCTGCGCGGTGGTCGGACCTGGACTCTCTGGGGACGGCGCGGCGGCGCGGCCGAGCTGGCCCTGTTGGAGGGTCTTCCCGAGGGCCTGCCCGTGTTGCTGGGCACGGGCCTGGGACTGGCTCTGGAGGCCCTGCTCGAACGTGGCGGGCCCGTGGCCGTGGTGGATCGCGAAACTCCGTTGATCGAGGTGAGCGGCGTGCGGAGGCGTTTCGGCGACGATCCGCGCGTGCTCTGGCTGGACGACCCGGACCCCGATCAGGTTGTGCGCGCCCTGGAACAGTGGCGGGCGGAACACGACGGTCGGCCCCTGAGGCCTTTGGCCGTACCCCTCTGGCAACGGCTGGTCCCGGAATACTATGGGAGCCTGCTCTCGGCCCTGCGGCCCGCGCCGAACGGGGATTTCTGGTCCCGCGTTCGGCGGCCGCGCTTCCGCCAGGCCGTGCCCCGCGTACTCGTTCTGCATCGCCCCTATTTCCTCACCGACGAGATCGCCTCGGCACTGGACGCTTTGGAGCTGCCGTGGCGCGCCGTGGAGGTCGGCATGGGGGCGACCGTGCGCCCCGGGTTCGTGGAGGATCTGCTTACGGCGGCCGTTGCATTCCGGCCCGACTTCGTGCTCACGGTGAACCACTTCGGCCTGGACCGCGAGGGCAGGGTGGCCGAACTGCTGGAACGTCTGGGATTGCCCCTTGCCTCCTGGTTCGTGGACAATCCCCGGCTCATTCTCTCGCGTTATGTCGGGCTGAACCGACCGGGGACAGTGCTTTTCACCTGGGACGAGGCCGGAGTGGAGCCGCTCAAGGCCGACGGCTACCCGGAGGTTCACTACCTGCCCCTGGCCACGGACCCGGAACGCTTTCGACCCGACGCCGGGCAGGCGCCCTCGGCATGGCGCGCGGACGTGTCCTTCGTGGGCAATTCCATGCGCCGGGCCGTGGACGGCTGCCTCGCCTCACTGGTGCGGTTCCCGGAACTCGTCAAGGGATACGAAGGGCTGGCCCGAGAATTCGGAGCGTGGCCCGACAGCACGGCGGCGGCCTTTCTGGCCGAGGCGGCTCCGGAGACATGGCGGCTGCACCAGACCCTGCCGGACGAGGAGAGCCGTTTGGCCTTCGAATCCCTGCTGACCTGGGAGGCCACCCGGCAGTATCGCCTGGAATGTGTGCGCGGCCTGTTGCCGCTCAAGCCGCTGGTGGCCGGGGACGAGGGCTGGCGCGCGGCCCTTGGGCCGGGGAACTGGCGTTGGCATCCGTCCCTGGACTACGCCCGGGATCTGCCGTGTTTCTATGCGGCGGCCCAGGTCAATTTCAACTGCACGAGCCGCCAGATGAAGGGCGCGGTGAACCAGCGGGTTTTCGACGTGCCCGCCTGCGGCGGTTTTCTGCTCACGGACGCCGGGCCGCAATTGGAGCGGCTGTTCGATCCCGGAGCGGAAACGGCGGTCTACGACCGGCCGGAGGACGTGGAGGAGGTCGCGCGGCGTTGGCTGGCCGATCCCCTCGGCCGGGCGGAACTGGCTCGGCGGGCTCGGGCCCGCGTCCTGGCCGAACACACCTACGCGCACCGGCTGCGGCGGCTGGCGGAGATCATGCGCCAGACCTTCGATCTTGCGGGAACCGTTGGATTCTGCGATAGAAAAAAAGGATCGGTTGTGCCCGCGCCGCAAGACAAGGAGTGA
- a CDS encoding SulP family inorganic anion transporter yields MPARLVGRSAKCPSCGGIGTITAAPPKPADLEVDSISLDDLVQDAPPPPTPRGDPSQPLPTLAPDAPPPSEAPRLFQGNPLKNLFAGIVSGLLGVFFCLALAGLVFPQAALAPFYPSALGMALISAAVMGTVYATRSCVPFAIAGPESMACALLALMAGDVVRAMPGSPPETVFATAAVAVALSACVAGGMSWLAGRLRLGALVRFIPTQIIGGVLAAVGVFLLAGAHGFVTGKPFSLAELLGGLSLEGLSRFLPDALSQPWTAAMLFGGLLFVLLFRLRHSLFLLLLLGLGVAAGLAGNWWPGSALARLADVSGFLPAGAIPPMSLLISDWLPGVSWTVVFDQAPSALALVALLVMSDMSRITALEISLGRELDLDREFRILGLGNLAAGVCGGLPGAVSLGRSLGNRAAGAAGPLAGIVAALVCLAAFLHLGPWLGLVARFVPGGFLVYLGLSLLKDWLLDTRGEFTRKDDYALLWLTFVVTVVLGLLLGMAVGLVLAMLVTVSRYGRGASVGRVLSGDSHRSNVDRAKTQLTILREKGGRTLILELRGFLFLGSLQGVLRCVHQRLADRDAEPLRYVVLDFGAVTGLGSSVNMGFSMLTRLADAQGFRLVLAQLSLEVSQHLERAGLLRPGDEDAPVQAFMNLDYALEWCENRILEAEGALGGPEMSLADLLRPVFPDPEVVPQLLRVLKRVEVRKGQHVFRQGDLSDSLYFIESGMVNVELELEGGRILRLKKLGPGTVFGEMGLYTTAPRSASVVATRTCVLHRLSTESFRALQERAPRLASAVHRFVVTLLADHLSDANRKLRDLSRR; encoded by the coding sequence GTGCCCGCGCGTCTCGTGGGGCGGAGCGCCAAATGCCCCTCCTGCGGCGGTATCGGCACGATCACCGCCGCGCCGCCCAAACCCGCGGACCTGGAAGTGGACTCCATCTCCCTGGACGATCTGGTTCAGGATGCGCCGCCTCCGCCGACCCCGCGCGGCGATCCCTCGCAACCGCTCCCGACCCTGGCCCCGGATGCGCCCCCGCCCTCGGAAGCTCCGCGACTGTTCCAGGGCAATCCGCTGAAGAACCTTTTCGCCGGAATCGTTTCCGGTCTGCTCGGCGTCTTTTTCTGCCTCGCCCTGGCCGGGTTGGTCTTCCCCCAGGCCGCCCTGGCTCCGTTCTATCCGTCGGCCCTGGGGATGGCCCTGATTTCGGCCGCCGTCATGGGCACGGTCTACGCCACGCGGAGTTGTGTACCCTTCGCGATCGCCGGACCCGAGTCCATGGCCTGCGCCCTGTTGGCCCTGATGGCGGGCGACGTGGTCCGGGCCATGCCCGGAAGCCCTCCCGAAACGGTCTTCGCCACGGCGGCCGTCGCGGTGGCCCTGAGCGCCTGTGTGGCTGGAGGCATGAGCTGGCTGGCCGGTCGCCTGCGGCTCGGCGCGTTGGTGCGCTTCATCCCCACGCAGATCATCGGCGGCGTGTTGGCGGCGGTGGGCGTTTTCCTCCTGGCGGGGGCCCACGGATTCGTCACCGGCAAACCGTTTTCCCTGGCCGAACTGCTCGGGGGATTGTCCCTGGAGGGATTGTCCCGCTTCCTGCCGGACGCCCTGAGCCAGCCCTGGACGGCGGCCATGCTTTTCGGCGGTCTGCTCTTCGTCCTCCTTTTCCGCTTGCGGCATTCCCTGTTCCTGCTGCTTCTGCTTGGTCTGGGGGTGGCAGCTGGTCTGGCCGGAAACTGGTGGCCGGGTTCGGCCCTGGCCCGGTTGGCCGACGTCTCGGGCTTTCTTCCGGCCGGGGCCATCCCGCCCATGTCCCTGCTCATTTCCGATTGGCTCCCGGGCGTGTCCTGGACCGTTGTTTTCGACCAGGCCCCGTCGGCGTTGGCCCTGGTGGCCTTGCTGGTGATGAGCGACATGTCGCGCATCACGGCCCTGGAAATCTCATTGGGCCGTGAACTGGATCTGGATCGGGAGTTCCGTATCCTGGGCCTGGGCAATCTCGCCGCCGGGGTGTGCGGCGGTCTGCCCGGAGCGGTGTCCCTGGGCAGGAGCCTGGGAAACCGGGCCGCCGGAGCCGCCGGTCCCCTGGCGGGCATCGTGGCCGCCTTGGTCTGCCTGGCCGCGTTCCTGCACCTGGGCCCCTGGCTCGGACTGGTGGCCCGCTTCGTGCCCGGCGGTTTTCTCGTCTATCTCGGCCTGAGCCTGCTCAAGGACTGGCTCCTGGACACCCGGGGCGAGTTCACCCGCAAGGACGACTACGCCCTGCTCTGGCTGACCTTCGTCGTGACCGTGGTGCTGGGGCTGCTCCTGGGCATGGCAGTGGGACTGGTCCTGGCCATGCTCGTAACCGTGAGCCGCTATGGGCGCGGCGCGTCCGTGGGCCGGGTTCTGTCCGGTGACAGCCACCGCAGCAACGTGGATCGGGCCAAGACCCAACTCACGATCCTGCGCGAAAAGGGCGGCCGGACGCTCATCCTGGAACTGCGCGGGTTCCTCTTCCTGGGCTCGCTGCAGGGGGTGCTGCGTTGCGTGCATCAACGCCTGGCCGACCGCGACGCCGAGCCCTTGCGCTACGTGGTCCTGGATTTCGGCGCGGTCACCGGCCTGGGCTCCTCGGTGAACATGGGCTTTTCCATGCTCACCCGCTTGGCCGACGCCCAAGGCTTCCGGCTGGTGCTGGCCCAGTTGTCCCTGGAGGTCTCCCAGCACCTGGAACGGGCCGGTCTGCTCAGGCCCGGCGACGAGGACGCGCCGGTTCAGGCGTTCATGAACCTGGATTATGCCCTGGAATGGTGCGAGAATCGCATCCTGGAGGCGGAGGGCGCCCTCGGCGGCCCGGAGATGTCCCTGGCCGATCTTCTGCGGCCGGTCTTCCCGGACCCGGAGGTGGTGCCGCAGCTGTTGCGTGTGCTGAAGCGGGTCGAAGTCCGCAAGGGGCAACACGTGTTCCGACAGGGCGATCTTTCCGATTCGCTCTACTTCATCGAGTCCGGCATGGTGAACGTCGAACTGGAGCTGGAGGGCGGGCGCATTCTGCGGCTGAAGAAGCTTGGTCCGGGCACGGTCTTCGGCGAGATGGGCCTGTACACCACGGCCCCTCGCTCGGCTTCGGTGGTGGCCACCCGCACATGCGTCCTGCATCGCCTTTCGACGGAGAGCTTCCGGGCGCTTCAGGAGCGCGCGCCGCGCCTAGCCTCAGCCGTGCATCGCTTCGTGGTCACACTCCTGGCCGATCATCTTTCCGACGCCAACCGCAAGCTGCGCGACCTCTCGCGCCGCTGA
- the rfbD gene encoding dTDP-4-dehydrorhamnose reductase, producing MAGAKVAVFGGRRGMLGQALTRALERSKAVALPLSSQDFDPLDARALESFLDRQKPDMAFNAAAYTAVDQAEDEPQAAYRLNRDLPALLGRLCAERGVRLLHFSTDFVFDGRGHEPLRPGDPTGPLSVYGASKLAGEEALRGLPGVTVARTAWLYGPGRTNFVTKILELAKTRESLNVVHDQEGSPTYTPDLAALALALAASKVDGVLHLANSGRATWCELAAEAVHLAGLPCRVQPIPSSAWPSKAARPAFSVLDTSAFTEATGVTPRPWNQALRDYVFGDLGLGV from the coding sequence CTGGCCGGGGCCAAGGTCGCCGTGTTCGGCGGCCGTCGGGGCATGTTGGGACAGGCACTGACGCGGGCCCTGGAGCGTTCCAAGGCCGTGGCCCTGCCCCTCTCCTCACAGGATTTCGATCCCCTGGACGCCCGGGCCCTGGAAAGCTTTCTCGACCGCCAGAAGCCGGATATGGCCTTCAACGCCGCAGCTTACACCGCAGTGGATCAGGCCGAGGACGAACCCCAGGCCGCCTACCGTCTGAACCGCGACCTGCCCGCCCTGCTCGGGCGGCTGTGCGCCGAGCGCGGCGTCCGTCTTCTGCACTTCAGCACGGACTTCGTCTTCGACGGCCGGGGTCATGAGCCGTTGCGCCCCGGCGATCCCACCGGTCCCCTCTCGGTCTACGGGGCCAGCAAGCTGGCCGGAGAGGAGGCCCTGCGCGGCCTGCCCGGCGTGACCGTGGCCCGCACGGCATGGCTCTATGGACCCGGACGGACCAACTTCGTGACCAAGATTCTCGAATTGGCCAAGACCCGTGAATCGCTCAACGTGGTCCACGACCAGGAAGGCTCGCCGACCTACACCCCGGACCTGGCCGCACTGGCCCTGGCCCTGGCGGCGTCGAAGGTCGACGGCGTCCTGCATCTGGCCAACTCCGGCCGGGCCACCTGGTGCGAACTGGCGGCCGAGGCCGTCCATCTGGCGGGCCTGCCTTGCCGAGTCCAACCCATTCCTTCCTCGGCCTGGCCCTCCAAGGCGGCGCGCCCGGCCTTTTCGGTGCTCGACACGAGCGCCTTCACCGAGGCCACGGGCGTCACGCCCCGCCCCTGGAACCAGGCCTTGCGGGATTACGTCTTCGGGGATCTGGGGCTGGGCGTCTGA